The following proteins are encoded in a genomic region of Thermococcus pacificus:
- a CDS encoding LSm family protein — MAERPLDVVHKSLDKDVLVLLKRGSEFRGKLIGYDIHLNVVLADADLIQEGEVVKRYGKIVIRGDNVLAISPVELE, encoded by the coding sequence ATGGCGGAAAGACCACTCGATGTTGTCCACAAGTCCCTTGACAAGGATGTCCTCGTGCTCCTGAAGAGGGGCTCGGAGTTTAGGGGCAAGCTTATCGGTTACGACATCCACCTGAACGTCGTCCTCGCCGATGCAGACCTTATTCAGGAGGGCGAGGTCGTTAAGAGGTACGGTAAAATCGTCATCAGGGGAGACAACGTTCTGGCAATCTCCCCGGTCGAGCTTGAGTGA
- a CDS encoding 50S ribosomal protein L37e, which produces MGAGTEPKGRRNHTPTHIRCRRCGRRAFNAKKGYCAACGFGRSRRMRKYSWSHKWKKKRNLKY; this is translated from the coding sequence ATGGGAGCGGGAACAGAGCCAAAGGGCAGGAGAAACCACACTCCAACTCACATCAGGTGCAGGCGCTGCGGAAGGCGCGCCTTCAACGCCAAGAAGGGCTACTGCGCCGCCTGTGGCTTCGGCAGGAGCAGGCGCATGAGGAAGTACAGCTGGTCCCACAAGTGGAAGAAGAAGAGGAACCTCAAGTACTGA